In Malania oleifera isolate guangnan ecotype guangnan chromosome 8, ASM2987363v1, whole genome shotgun sequence, a single window of DNA contains:
- the LOC131162569 gene encoding uncharacterized protein LOC131162569 — translation MGIADATAEEEGRANKVIKRLRIFSSVALKLGDDKFPSRCLKLNSENDSPDSKTNKSSSVAHHRVDRDFEKPKAENIGGDFNGIEAVRTMLLVDRQEQVDKLKVNFGREWEAVTAESSSFAPTSKPWNLRARKVARKATIDGDEAKFTIPLSRQEVEEDYLAMLGHKPPRRPKKRAKNVQKEIDALFPGSTLTEITADRYKG, via the exons ATGGGGATTGCGGATGCGACGGCGGAAGAGGAAGGGCGCGCAAACAAGGTCATAAAGCGTCTGCGTATATTTTCCTCGGTGGCTTTGAAGTTGGGGGATGACAAGTTCCCCAGCCGGTGCCTCAAACTGAACTCTGAAAACGATTCACCTGACTCCAAAACCAACAAGTCTTCGTCCGTGGCTCACCATCGTGTCGATCGTGATTTCGAGAAGCCGAAGGCTGAGAATATTGGCGGCGACTTTAATGGAATCGAAGCGGTGAGAACGATGTTGTTGGTCGATCGCCAAGAGCAGGTGGATAAGTTGAAGGTTAATTTTGGGAGAGAATGGGAAGCGGTCACGGCGGAGTCGTCGTCGTTTGCTCCCACCTCCAAGCCGTGGAATCTGAGGGCGAGGAAAGTTGCGCGCAAGGCGACGATCGACGGCGATGAAGCGAAATTCACGATACCGCTTTCACGGCAGGAGGTGGAGGAGGATTATTTGGCGATGTTGGGACACAAACCCCCGCGTAGGCCCAAGAAACGAGCTAAGAACGTCCAGAAGGAAATAGAC GCTCTTTTTCCAGGCTCAACGTTAACTGAAATTACAGCTGACAGATACAAA GGGTAG